In a single window of the Phaeobacter sp. G2 genome:
- a CDS encoding LysR family transcriptional regulator → MLDWKPLPAFLAVARHGSLRAAAEAIDSTHATLRRQVEALEAGLRVQLFRRGGDGLHLTAAGRALLPQALEAEATLLKGFNAVQGLDREATGRVRLSADPMTAHYLLAPILAEFSKLYPDIHIDLSLSFGIESIENHETDVSIRHVLQVEDAAVGRRLFPLSLGIYAARDYIERVLPGAGPKGQGLSWIGYGAEPSLLDMIASSPFPEAKIRHAIPDPQMHLHMARAGAGMTFLASWVQKEFPELQRVPGTELNQDRSTWLLLHGDLRRVLRVRLLVDYLHAALQERRADFIGT, encoded by the coding sequence ATGTTGGATTGGAAACCGCTCCCCGCCTTTTTGGCTGTCGCCAGGCATGGCTCGCTTCGGGCCGCAGCAGAGGCCATCGACAGCACCCATGCCACCCTGCGCCGTCAGGTAGAGGCCCTGGAGGCCGGGCTGCGGGTGCAACTGTTTCGGCGCGGTGGTGATGGGCTGCATTTGACCGCCGCCGGGCGGGCGCTGCTGCCGCAAGCGCTGGAGGCAGAGGCGACTTTGCTCAAAGGGTTTAATGCGGTGCAGGGGTTGGACCGGGAGGCGACCGGGAGAGTGCGCTTGTCTGCGGATCCGATGACGGCGCATTATCTTTTGGCGCCGATCCTCGCCGAATTCAGCAAGCTCTACCCGGATATTCACATTGATCTGAGCCTGTCCTTTGGCATCGAGTCCATTGAAAACCACGAAACCGATGTCTCGATCCGCCATGTTCTGCAGGTCGAGGACGCGGCAGTTGGCCGTCGCCTGTTCCCACTGTCGCTGGGGATATATGCGGCGCGGGACTATATCGAACGGGTCTTGCCCGGCGCCGGGCCAAAGGGCCAGGGGTTGAGCTGGATCGGCTATGGGGCGGAACCAAGCCTGTTGGACATGATCGCCAGCTCGCCTTTTCCCGAGGCCAAGATACGCCACGCCATTCCCGACCCGCAGATGCATTTGCACATGGCGCGGGCTGGGGCCGGGATGACCTTTTTAGCCAGCTGGGTGCAAAAAGAATTCCCCGAATTGCAGCGGGTGCCGGGCACAGAACTGAACCAGGACCGTTCTACCTGGTTGCTGTTGCATGGTGATCTGCGCCGGGTTTTACGCGTGCGCCTGCTGGTGGATTATCTGCACGCCGCCCTGCAGGAACGGCGCGCAGATTTTATCGGAACCTGA
- a CDS encoding ABC transporter substrate-binding protein has translation MRVIFALILALLPLMTAAQAQNTWEERVMFRGSNGGQTLRILSSTDGSFFAPIITSFLAQRPDLSIEYFVSGTAEIDRIFRQDPSQFDLVISSAMDLQFKLANDGHALAIEDVTTPDWAQWRQSLFAFTTEPAAIVIRRADFAGHPLPQTRQDLIQALRSRPEIFRNRLGTYDIRHSGLGYLFATQDARASETYWRLMEVMGNLGTHLYCCSGDMITDLQNGKIAVAYNVLGSYASARTTDTDDLAVILPADFPITMMRSGFVSAGTTQPGHAGDFIRHLLKIQSAPLDPGAFPLPPLIPESGSPPQSAITLGPALMTYLDRLKRRTFLKEWISAVIQ, from the coding sequence ATGCGTGTTATTTTCGCTCTGATACTCGCCCTTCTGCCACTGATGACAGCTGCACAGGCCCAGAACACCTGGGAAGAGCGGGTAATGTTTCGCGGCAGTAATGGCGGCCAGACACTCAGGATTCTATCGAGCACCGACGGATCCTTTTTTGCGCCCATCATCACCAGCTTCCTTGCCCAGCGGCCCGATCTGTCCATCGAATACTTTGTCTCGGGAACAGCTGAGATTGACCGCATTTTCCGCCAGGATCCCAGCCAGTTTGATCTGGTCATTTCCAGCGCCATGGATTTGCAGTTCAAGCTGGCCAATGATGGACATGCTTTGGCGATTGAAGATGTCACCACACCCGATTGGGCCCAGTGGCGGCAGAGCCTGTTTGCCTTTACCACGGAACCCGCAGCCATTGTCATCCGGCGCGCCGATTTTGCCGGTCATCCACTGCCACAAACCCGCCAGGACCTGATCCAGGCCCTGCGCAGCCGCCCCGAGATCTTCCGCAACAGGTTAGGGACCTACGACATTCGCCATTCCGGGCTGGGGTATCTTTTTGCCACCCAGGATGCCCGAGCCTCTGAAACCTATTGGCGGCTGATGGAGGTCATGGGCAATCTGGGCACCCATCTGTATTGCTGTTCCGGCGATATGATCACCGACCTGCAAAATGGTAAGATCGCTGTCGCCTATAATGTGCTTGGCAGCTATGCCTCCGCCCGCACCACCGACACCGATGATCTGGCCGTCATTCTGCCCGCTGATTTCCCCATCACCATGATGCGCAGCGGCTTTGTTTCCGCCGGAACCACACAGCCAGGGCACGCCGGGGATTTTATTCGCCATCTACTCAAAATCCAGTCCGCCCCATTGGACCCCGGGGCTTTTCCCTTGCCGCCCCTGATACCGGAATCCGGCTCCCCGCCCCAATCGGCAATCACGCTGGGGCCTGCCCTAATGACCTATCTGGACAGGCTCAAACGGCGCACCTTTCTGAAAGAATGGATCAGCGCCGTTATTCAATAG
- a CDS encoding sensor histidine kinase N-terminal domain-containing protein, whose protein sequence is MIDPPQISGSLRNRLAVTLIGGASLLALLLFLVVRNYAAQIAQQGQDSILGASVSSILDAAVLRDDQVEIDFPYASFSMLTTPAHDRVFYAIYRDDQLLSGYADLPRPDSADSPDSGERHYQTAAFIGKPIRISTASRTLLGADVKTHITVSVAQTQDALSDRLNAISRNVASFGMGFFVLVVLLSFWVTSITIAPLNRLATSVARRGPQDLSPVSKPVPTEMLPLVGALNRLMARLNQSLTQSEDFIAEAAHRVRTPLATVRSYAETTLQRVDKEQNRQALRSMIRAIDESSRAAGQLLDHAMITFRADQLEYQQLDLVDLVQDLVLRLAPVAEMKDIDLRFHVDQPVHCQGDPILLQNAIRNLIDNALKYSPSESTIDIRVTAHPRPQVEIRDQGPGFPPDEISDLALRFSRGNNAAGTIGSGLGLTIAQDVAIAHGGKLTLSNLTGGGACVLFSL, encoded by the coding sequence ATGATTGACCCCCCGCAAATCTCGGGTTCCCTGCGCAACCGGCTGGCTGTGACCCTTATCGGCGGGGCCTCACTGTTGGCTTTGCTGCTGTTTCTGGTGGTCAGAAACTACGCTGCCCAAATCGCGCAACAGGGGCAAGACAGCATCCTCGGGGCCTCGGTCTCCTCTATTCTGGATGCCGCCGTGCTGCGTGATGATCAGGTGGAGATCGACTTTCCCTATGCCTCTTTTTCGATGCTGACCACACCAGCCCATGACCGGGTATTTTACGCCATCTACCGGGATGACCAATTGCTGTCGGGCTATGCGGATCTGCCGCGGCCAGACAGTGCTGACAGCCCCGACAGCGGCGAACGCCATTATCAAACCGCTGCGTTCATCGGCAAGCCCATCCGTATCTCAACCGCCTCGCGCACCCTGCTCGGCGCCGACGTCAAAACCCACATCACCGTTTCCGTGGCGCAGACCCAGGACGCGCTCTCGGACCGGCTGAATGCCATCTCGCGCAATGTTGCCTCCTTTGGCATGGGCTTCTTTGTGTTGGTGGTGCTGTTGTCCTTTTGGGTCACCTCCATCACCATTGCGCCGCTCAATCGCCTCGCCACCTCGGTCGCCCGGCGCGGCCCCCAGGATCTAAGCCCCGTTAGCAAACCCGTGCCCACCGAGATGCTGCCGCTGGTGGGGGCTCTCAACAGGTTAATGGCCCGGCTCAATCAATCGCTGACCCAATCCGAAGACTTCATCGCCGAGGCAGCCCATCGGGTGCGCACCCCGCTTGCCACGGTGCGCTCCTATGCCGAAACCACCCTCCAGCGGGTCGACAAAGAGCAAAACCGCCAGGCGCTCAGGTCGATGATCCGGGCCATCGACGAAAGCTCGCGCGCGGCGGGGCAACTGCTGGATCACGCCATGATCACCTTTCGCGCCGACCAGCTGGAATACCAGCAATTGGATCTGGTCGATCTGGTACAGGATCTGGTGCTGCGCCTCGCGCCGGTTGCGGAAATGAAAGACATTGATCTGCGGTTTCATGTAGATCAGCCGGTCCACTGTCAGGGCGATCCCATCCTACTGCAAAATGCCATTCGCAACCTGATCGACAATGCCTTGAAGTATTCCCCAAGCGAAAGCACCATAGACATTCGGGTGACCGCTCACCCCCGGCCACAGGTGGAAATCCGTGATCAGGGGCCTGGGTTTCCCCCCGATGAAATCTCCGATCTGGCCCTGCGGTTTTCACGCGGCAATAACGCAGCCGGGACAATCGGCTCAGGCCTGGGGCTGACGATTGCGCAGGATGTCGCCATTGCCCATGGTGGAAAGCTAACCCTGTCCAACCTTACAGGAGGCGGCGCATGCGTGTTATTTTCGCTCTGA
- a CDS encoding response regulator transcription factor: MKFLLVEDNMDLAKAICARMHLDGHTIDHAGRIDDAIAFSQTGDYDLILLDIMLPDGDGRSFLKQHREQKRDTAVIVLTARSQVSDRISVLDLGADDYITKPFDHEELQARCRAVLRRKTGTSQAVLQLADVSFNPVAGVVTVCDKVVNLRNRELRLLEVLFNAPGQIFPKQKLADRLFSYDEDVSENAVEVYIARLRKHLEGSGLKITTHRGLGYRLDHD; encoded by the coding sequence ATGAAATTCCTTTTGGTCGAAGACAATATGGATCTGGCAAAAGCGATTTGTGCACGTATGCACCTGGATGGCCATACCATTGATCATGCAGGAAGAATTGACGATGCAATCGCCTTTTCGCAGACCGGAGATTACGATCTGATCCTGCTCGACATCATGCTGCCTGACGGCGACGGCCGCAGCTTTCTCAAACAGCATAGGGAGCAGAAACGCGACACAGCTGTGATTGTTCTGACCGCCCGGTCGCAGGTCTCGGACAGAATCAGCGTGCTGGATCTGGGCGCCGATGACTACATAACCAAACCCTTTGATCACGAAGAACTGCAGGCGCGTTGTCGGGCGGTGTTGCGCCGTAAGACCGGCACATCGCAGGCGGTTTTGCAGCTTGCCGACGTGAGTTTCAACCCGGTCGCCGGGGTGGTCACCGTCTGTGACAAAGTGGTGAATCTGCGCAATCGAGAGTTGCGTTTGCTGGAAGTGTTGTTCAATGCGCCGGGGCAAATTTTCCCCAAGCAGAAACTGGCGGACCGGCTGTTTTCCTACGACGAGGATGTCTCGGAGAATGCTGTTGAGGTCTATATCGCGCGGCTGCGCAAACATCTCGAAGGCTCTGGCCTAAAGATCACCACCCACCGCGGGCTAGGCTATCGGCTGGACCATGATTGA
- a CDS encoding tripartite tricarboxylate transporter substrate-binding protein, producing MMTIKMGRRALIASVVATLSLVGSLATPVLAEGHKTLESIHFLIPGGAGGGWDGTARGTGEALTKAGLVATASYENMSGGGGGKAIGYLIENAESNHGTLMVNSTPIVIRSLTGVFPHNFRDLTLVAGTIGDYAAIVVGKDSPVNSMSDLLAAYDANPSKTAIGGGSVPGGMDHLVAAMVMEAAGKDALEVKYIPYDAGGKAMAALLSGEIAALSTGFSEAINLANAGEVKIIGVTSDARVGVAPDVMTMKEQGIDTSFVNWRGFFAAPGLSEDKLAMYQDALAKMYDTPEWEEVRARNGWVNIHNSGDDFKGFLEEQEQVIGDLMKKLGFL from the coding sequence ATGATGACAATCAAGATGGGCCGTCGCGCCCTGATAGCGAGTGTAGTTGCGACCTTGAGCCTGGTTGGGAGCCTGGCCACTCCGGTCTTGGCCGAGGGCCATAAAACGCTTGAGAGCATTCACTTTCTGATCCCCGGTGGGGCCGGTGGCGGTTGGGACGGCACTGCACGTGGAACGGGTGAGGCCCTGACCAAGGCGGGGCTGGTGGCAACTGCGTCCTATGAAAACATGTCCGGCGGCGGCGGCGGCAAGGCCATCGGCTATTTGATCGAAAATGCCGAGAGCAACCACGGCACCTTGATGGTCAACTCGACCCCGATCGTGATCCGCTCGCTTACCGGGGTGTTCCCGCATAACTTTCGCGATCTGACGCTGGTGGCTGGAACCATCGGCGATTACGCCGCCATTGTTGTCGGCAAGGACAGCCCGGTGAATTCCATGAGCGATCTGCTGGCGGCCTATGATGCCAACCCATCGAAAACCGCCATTGGTGGCGGCTCTGTTCCGGGCGGTATGGATCATCTGGTTGCAGCCATGGTGATGGAGGCTGCAGGCAAAGACGCGCTGGAGGTTAAATATATTCCCTATGACGCCGGCGGTAAGGCCATGGCGGCGCTGCTTTCGGGCGAGATCGCAGCCCTGTCGACGGGATTTTCCGAGGCGATTAACCTGGCCAATGCCGGGGAAGTCAAAATCATCGGTGTCACCTCTGACGCGCGCGTTGGCGTGGCGCCGGATGTGATGACCATGAAGGAGCAGGGCATCGACACCAGCTTTGTCAACTGGCGCGGCTTCTTTGCGGCTCCCGGCCTGTCTGAGGACAAGCTGGCGATGTATCAGGACGCCCTGGCCAAGATGTATGACACGCCCGAGTGGGAAGAGGTCCGCGCCCGCAATGGTTGGGTCAACATCCATAACTCAGGCGATGATTTCAAAGGCTTCCTGGAAGAACAGGAACAAGTCATTGGCGATCTGATGAAAAAGCTGGGCTTCCTGTAG
- a CDS encoding tripartite tricarboxylate transporter TctB family protein produces the protein MALDRWIALILLSICLAYGYTAWFTMDSSLAPFMKRNPIWPSTFPKVLSILGVIACCTILFGLEKSEEKPAEINYRRLGDYHLSQALMLLGLMVAYALCLRPVGFIVSTSAFLILGAAILGERGWRYLLPIALIATLVVWYLVQQVLGIYMRPLPGFWGG, from the coding sequence ATGGCTCTTGATCGCTGGATCGCACTGATCCTGTTAAGTATTTGTCTGGCCTATGGATATACGGCCTGGTTCACCATGGACAGCAGTCTTGCGCCGTTCATGAAACGCAACCCGATCTGGCCCAGCACCTTTCCCAAGGTTCTGTCCATTCTTGGCGTGATCGCCTGCTGTACCATCCTGTTTGGACTGGAAAAGAGCGAGGAAAAGCCCGCCGAGATCAATTACCGCCGGTTGGGGGACTATCATCTGAGCCAGGCACTGATGCTGCTGGGGCTGATGGTAGCCTATGCGCTGTGCCTGCGCCCTGTCGGGTTTATTGTCTCGACCTCTGCCTTTCTTATTCTCGGGGCCGCTATTCTGGGCGAACGGGGCTGGCGCTATCTGCTGCCGATTGCCCTGATAGCGACTCTGGTGGTTTGGTATTTAGTTCAGCAGGTCTTGGGTATCTACATGCGCCCGCTGCCTGGTTTCTGGGGAGGTTGA
- a CDS encoding tripartite tricarboxylate transporter permease, with protein sequence MLEGLLIGLQTALSVQNLLMVIGGCLIGTFIGMLPGLGPMSIIAIMIPVAISMGDPSAALILLAGVYYGAIFGGSTSSILLNAPGVAGTVASSFDGYPMARQGKAGKALTIAAIASFAGGTIGALLLMIFAPALSSVALLFHSPEYFALMVVGLSAIAAFAGTGQVAKALLMTTLGLIMATVGEGALFNLPRFTMGLMDLQSGFGFITLAMAMFALPEALFLVLKPKTAQDADSGAITDLRISRAEAKSIAPVIGRQSIQGFFIGVLPGAGATIASFLGYAVERSLAPKQEQDQFGKGSIKGLAAPESANNAACTGSFVPLLTLGIPGSGTTAILLGALVALNVTPGPRLMIDQPEVFWAVIMSMFIGNLVLLILNLPLIPYIAKVLSVPRSYLIPFILFFTLMGAYIGQNNATELLLLVGFGVCATALRFADYPLAPLLIGFILGGMLEDNFSRSMQLYDGAAFIWERPLTLGLLVCAALLVLLPSYRARRARLRAQGVAEGD encoded by the coding sequence ATGCTTGAAGGACTGTTAATTGGCCTGCAAACGGCCCTCTCGGTACAGAATCTGCTGATGGTGATTGGCGGCTGCCTGATCGGCACCTTTATCGGCATGTTGCCGGGGCTGGGGCCGATGTCGATCATTGCCATCATGATCCCGGTGGCGATCTCGATGGGGGATCCGTCGGCGGCTCTGATCCTGCTGGCGGGGGTCTATTACGGCGCCATCTTTGGCGGCTCGACCTCGTCAATCCTGCTGAATGCGCCGGGGGTGGCGGGAACTGTCGCCTCCAGTTTTGATGGCTATCCGATGGCGCGGCAAGGCAAGGCGGGCAAGGCGCTGACCATTGCTGCCATCGCCAGCTTTGCCGGCGGCACCATTGGTGCGCTGCTGCTGATGATCTTTGCCCCGGCCTTGTCTTCGGTGGCGCTGTTGTTTCACTCGCCCGAGTATTTTGCCCTGATGGTTGTTGGTCTGTCGGCGATTGCCGCCTTTGCCGGCACCGGACAGGTGGCCAAGGCGCTGTTGATGACCACGTTGGGATTGATCATGGCCACCGTTGGCGAAGGCGCGCTGTTCAATCTGCCACGGTTCACCATGGGGTTGATGGATCTTCAGTCGGGGTTTGGGTTTATCACCCTGGCAATGGCGATGTTTGCCCTGCCAGAGGCGCTGTTTCTGGTGCTAAAGCCCAAAACCGCGCAGGATGCCGATAGCGGCGCGATCACCGATCTGCGCATCAGCCGGGCAGAGGCAAAATCCATTGCGCCAGTCATCGGGCGGCAGTCCATCCAGGGCTTCTTTATTGGTGTCCTGCCGGGGGCGGGGGCCACCATCGCCAGCTTTCTGGGCTATGCGGTAGAGCGCAGCCTGGCGCCCAAGCAGGAACAGGATCAATTTGGCAAAGGCTCGATCAAGGGGCTGGCAGCGCCAGAAAGCGCCAATAACGCCGCCTGCACCGGATCCTTTGTACCGCTGCTGACCCTGGGTATTCCGGGCTCTGGCACCACGGCGATTTTGCTGGGGGCTTTGGTTGCGCTGAACGTGACGCCGGGGCCGCGGTTGATGATCGACCAGCCAGAAGTGTTCTGGGCGGTGATCATGTCGATGTTCATTGGCAACCTGGTACTGCTGATCCTGAACCTGCCGCTGATCCCCTATATTGCCAAGGTGCTGTCGGTTCCGCGCAGTTATCTGATCCCCTTCATTCTCTTCTTTACCCTGATGGGGGCCTATATCGGCCAGAACAACGCAACCGAGCTGTTGCTGCTGGTGGGCTTTGGGGTCTGTGCCACGGCGCTGCGCTTTGCCGATTATCCGCTGGCGCCGCTGCTGATCGGCTTCATCCTGGGCGGCATGCTCGAAGATAACTTTTCGCGCTCCATGCAGCTCTATGATGGCGCCGCCTTTATCTGGGAGCGGCCGCTGACGCTGGGCTTGTTGGTCTGTGCGGCGCTGCTGGTGCTGCTGCCCAGCTACCGCGCACGTCGGGCCCGGCTGCGGGCGCAGGGCGTGGCAGAGGGAGACTGA
- a CDS encoding rhomboid family intramembrane serine protease, protein MAIIWVVEVVNLVSGYALNPVFGLLPRSIGGLDGILFMPFLHGSLSHAAANTAPLVILGGLLAATAPRLVFKASVLITVLGGFGVWLFGASAIHVGASGLIFGWFGFLLTRGVMTRQLVPLLVTIGVALVYGTMIWGILPGQPGVSWEAHLFGCAAGIFAGYSLSRRA, encoded by the coding sequence TTGGCGATAATCTGGGTGGTCGAGGTGGTGAACCTGGTCTCTGGCTACGCGCTCAACCCAGTATTCGGACTGCTCCCCCGCTCCATTGGCGGTTTGGACGGGATCCTGTTCATGCCGTTTCTGCACGGCTCTTTGAGCCACGCTGCCGCCAATACCGCCCCATTGGTCATTCTCGGCGGCCTTCTGGCGGCCACCGCCCCGAGGCTGGTTTTCAAGGCTTCGGTGCTTATCACCGTGCTAGGCGGTTTCGGCGTCTGGCTCTTTGGTGCATCCGCGATACATGTGGGAGCCTCGGGGTTGATCTTTGGCTGGTTCGGATTTTTGCTCACCCGGGGGGTGATGACCCGGCAACTGGTGCCTCTGCTGGTCACCATTGGGGTGGCCCTGGTATATGGCACGATGATCTGGGGGATCCTGCCGGGACAACCCGGTGTCAGCTGGGAGGCCCATCTGTTTGGCTGTGCCGCGGGGATCTTTGCAGGCTACAGCCTGAGCCGCCGAGCCTAA
- a CDS encoding YbfB/YjiJ family MFS transporter, whose product MSLSTTSPDGPAINAGPTRPWLVLTGLALGVTVTNGFARFAYGVMLPAMKAEMGWNYAQAGWLNTANALGYVAGAILTMVLIRHISPSRLFAFGLVTTTIAILATGLNAALWWQTLWRVLAGTLGAMSFSSAGALAAGLFQNDARRNALAIAILFGSGGGVGIVLTGAALPLMLDRFGPGSWPMGWIATGAVSLSFLPLGLWAALQLRPAVQKPLRSAPLPVRRMLPELAGYAGFGLGYIVYLTFLSAWMTEQAASAGFIALVWVMLGLCICVSPLVWRPILVRYNSGVPLALILTGIAIGSALPVVLPSGPALLISAVVFGLSVFMAPGAVTNFARQNLPPESWAGAISLFTVVFAVAQTLGPYGAGLVGDLFNSIGVSLLAAAGLLLAGAVLALLQKPL is encoded by the coding sequence ATGTCTCTTTCAACAACATCACCGGATGGTCCTGCCATCAATGCAGGTCCAACCCGCCCCTGGCTGGTGCTGACGGGGCTGGCGCTGGGGGTTACTGTCACCAATGGATTTGCCAGGTTTGCCTATGGGGTGATGTTGCCTGCGATGAAAGCCGAGATGGGGTGGAACTATGCCCAGGCGGGATGGCTGAACACCGCCAATGCGCTGGGCTATGTTGCCGGAGCGATCCTGACCATGGTGTTGATCCGGCATATTTCACCGTCGCGCTTGTTTGCATTTGGTCTGGTCACCACCACCATAGCAATCCTGGCCACCGGGCTGAACGCGGCGCTGTGGTGGCAGACGCTCTGGCGTGTTCTGGCGGGCACTCTGGGCGCGATGTCCTTTTCCTCTGCCGGGGCACTGGCTGCGGGGCTGTTTCAAAACGATGCGCGGCGCAACGCGCTGGCCATCGCGATCCTGTTTGGATCAGGCGGCGGGGTTGGCATCGTGTTGACCGGTGCAGCACTGCCGCTGATGCTTGATCGGTTTGGCCCCGGATCCTGGCCCATGGGCTGGATTGCGACTGGCGCGGTCAGCCTGTCGTTTCTGCCCCTGGGCCTGTGGGCGGCGCTGCAACTGCGGCCAGCAGTGCAGAAACCCCTGCGATCCGCACCTTTGCCGGTGCGCAGAATGCTGCCTGAGCTTGCAGGATATGCAGGGTTTGGGTTGGGCTATATTGTCTATCTCACCTTTTTGTCAGCCTGGATGACCGAACAGGCGGCGAGCGCCGGGTTTATTGCCCTGGTCTGGGTCATGCTTGGCCTTTGCATCTGCGTGTCGCCGCTGGTTTGGCGGCCCATTCTGGTCCGCTATAATTCTGGCGTGCCGCTGGCCCTTATCCTGACCGGCATCGCGATTGGATCCGCCCTGCCGGTGGTGCTGCCCAGCGGACCCGCGCTGCTTATTTCGGCGGTGGTCTTTGGCCTGTCGGTCTTTATGGCGCCGGGGGCCGTCACCAACTTTGCCCGCCAGAACCTGCCGCCTGAAAGCTGGGCCGGGGCGATCAGTCTTTTTACTGTTGTGTTTGCTGTCGCGCAGACCCTTGGCCCCTATGGCGCTGGATTGGTTGGGGATCTGTTTAACAGTATCGGCGTCAGCCTACTGGCCGCTGCTGGTCTGTTGTTGGCGGGTGCTGTGCTCGCCTTGCTGCAAAAACCGCTTTAA